The region CGTTGAAGGCCCCATGTCAGACTACCTCAAGCTACATTTCGTGATCCTGCTATGGGGATCGACCGCCGTCCTCGGTAATCTCATCGAACTGAGTGCGACACAGTTAGTGTTGTACCGCAGTGTGCTCGCCACCGGTCTACTGTTTTTTTTTCTCGGCCGGCACGCCAAGGTGGCACCTTCGACGGCGATGCTGTTGATACTCAATGGCGGCTTGTTGGGGGCGCACTGGATCTTTTTCTTCTTGGCGGTCAAGGTTGCCAACGTTTCCATTTGTATGATTGCGATGGCGACGATTTCATTTTGGACGGCGCTGTTGGAACCGTTGCTCGTTCGCAGTTGCCGATTTCAGTGGATCAACCTGCTGTTGGGGCTGGTCGTGCTGCTGGGAATCTATTCGATCTTTCGCAGTGAATCACAGTTCCACTACGGACTTGGCGTCGGAGTGATCGGTGCGATCCTGGCAACCTTATTTTCAATCGCGAACGGTCGGCTGGCGACGCGGGCGAGCGAGCAAGCGGTGGTGATGTACGAGATGGCCGGGGCGGCGATCGTTTGCGGAGCGACGTTGATTATCAGTGAGATGTTCGGGTTGGGACTGGCCTCGGATCGATGGGGATTGACCGCGTGGGAATGTTTGTCGCTCGCGGCGTTGGTGCTCGGTGGCACCCTGTTGGCCTATCGCATCTACGTCAGTCTGCTCCATCGGCTATCCGTCTTCACGATCAACTTCGCGAACAACCTAGAACCAATTTACGGAATCACATTGGGCGCAATTTGCTTTGGTGATCACCGATACCTAGGGATCGATTTTTACTTCGGCGCCGTCATCATCTTGTCGGCAGTGATTGCCCAGCCTTGGCTGGCGATTCGCTCCCGACGCAAACTGCAACCGTTGACGTGATTGACGGTCGTCGCGTGGTTCACGCAGCGACGACTCGGCGAGTGATAATCGGGTGGATCAACGCATAGATCAGGACGGCCAGGAACGACAACGCGCCGCTGGTCATCCAGAGCGTTTTGGGCCCCAATCGCTGTAGCAACTCGCCTCCTAAAGGGGCACCGACTGCCAATGCGATCGCATAGCACATCGTGAATAAACCCATGTAAGCGCCTCGGCAATGTTCGGGCGCCAGCTTGGCGATGATCGATTGCTTGGTCGGTGCTTGCAGGATTTCGCCGAGCGTCCAAATTCCGATGCTGATTCCGATCAACAAAAACGATCCTCCGACGCCGGTGAAACCGAAGCCTGCCGAGATCAACACCCCGCCAAGCGTCACAATACTCATCGCGTTGTAACGATTCAGCCAGTGTGTGATCGGTAGCTGTAAAACAAAGATCAACACTCCATTGATCGACATCAGCAAGCCGAATTCTAAGTTGCTGAAACCGACCTGGCGGATGTACAGCGGCAGCGTCGAAAACCCTTGAACAAACACCAGTTCGATCAGCAACGTGGACAAGCAGAACATCAGGAACGGTGCGTCGCTGAATACATGCCTGATCGAATCACTCAATCGAATCTGTGGTTCTACTGGTGGCCCGTCGGGATCGGAGGCCGTCACCACCGGACGTTCGTCGATCCACAACCAGATGATGATCGCATAGGCTCCCATCGTGATCGCGTCGAGCCAAAACAGGAGCTTGAAACTGTAGCCGGCCAAGATGCCGCCCAGTGGCGGCGCGATCGCAAAGCCAAGGTTGATCGAGATGTACATCAACGCGAACGCGTGTGTGCGACGATCAACCGGGGACAGGTCGGCAATCAAAGCCGATGCCGCCGGACGATACAAATCGCTGACGAATGCAAACAGACAGACGCCGAGCGCAAAGGGGAGCTTGTGCTCGATCGAACTGAGCAGCAGCAGCATCAAGCCGCCGCCAAGCAGGGCCAGCAGCATCACCGGTTTGCGTCCGATTCGGTCGGAAATGAACCCTCCGAGTAGCGATCCACCCATCGAACCGATTCCCAGCATTCCGATGCACAAGGTCGCGAAGGGGATGCCAAAACCCAGTTGCTCACTTGCGTAGATCGATAGAAAGATCACCGCGAACGAGCCGGCTCGGTTGATAAACGATCCGACACAAAGGATACGAACCGCGATGGGTAATTGAAGGTAGTCGCCGAACATGGCTGCAACGGGTGTCAGGGCATGGGGGGAAGTTAGAACTGCGGGCGTTGATTCGGTGCGAGCAAGGAGGCTGATCGCGACAAGCGGCGTCTGCGACATCGGCGGACAAGCCGAACCCAAAGACTCGGTCTAGACGAAGCACTAGGACAGACACACCGCCAGCGGGGTTCGCCGGGAAGTCGGCCGGCGGCCCGTTTCCGGCGACAATTTTTGGCGTCGATGGCGTTCTTCCGTTCTGGCCTTTTCTTTCGGCCGCGAAACTTTCGCCAACAGCGAGGGTTTGAATCTGTACACTCCTCTTCAGTCTCGCTTGTCCCTTACAGCCAGGGAGAGATCGCGTGATGGTATCAAACCGACTCTCGATCATCGTTCCGTTTTGCCTGTTGACCGTGGCGTTGCAGAACGCCGGCGCCGAAGAATTCATGGCGGTCGATCCGGATAGGATTTCTCCTGAACAGCTGCAATTTTTTGAGTCCAAGATTCGCCCGGTGTTGGTCCGCGAATGCTACGGATGCCACAGCGATCAATCCGGGCAGAACAAGGGTGGACTTCGTTTGGACACCCAGCGTGTCACTCTGCTTGGCGGCGATAGCGGTGCGGCGGTTGTCCCCGGGGATCCCGAATCAAGTTTGCTGTACACGGCGATCACGCATGAAGATTTTGTGATGCCGCCGAAGCGAAAACTAAGTGATGCCGAGATCGCTGATTTTCGCAAATGGATTCTCGATGGTGCCCCCGATCCTCGTGTGACCGAAGCGATCGTGATGCCACAGTCGGCGATCACCATCGAAGACATTGATCGCGCCAAGCAAACGTTTTGGGCTTTCCAGCCGCCGACTCGCACGACACCACCGGTGACGTCCGCCTGGGCGGCATCCGATTCCACTGAAAACGAATCTGCGGCGGCGGTGATCGACCGTTATGTCGATGCAAAGCGACATGACGCGGGACTGCAACCTGCTCCCGACGCCGACGCGGTAACGTTGCTGCGGCGACTGTGTTTCGATTTGGTTGGATTGCCACCGACGCCGGAACAGGTTCGCTGGTTCGAATCGGCTTTTCAAGTTGACTCCCAAACGGCCGTCGAGCGTGTGGTCGATCGGTTGCTTGATTCACAGGCCTTTGGTGAACATTGGGGACGTCATTGGTTGGACGTCGCCCGCTACGCCGAATCGACCGGCCGGGAAGTCAACATGACTTATCCACAAGCGTGGCGCTACAGAGATTATGTCATTGACGCATTCAACGCAGACAAACCCTACAACGAATTCGTCCAAGAGCAGATCGCCGGCGACCTGCTGCCCGTCAAATCGGATCAGCAGTGGGCAAAGAATTTGATCGCGACCGGGTTTCTGGCGATCGGAACAAAGAACTTAAACGAACAGAGCGCCGCACAGTTTGCGGCCGACCTAGCGGACGAACAAATCGACGCGACGACACGCGTGTTTTTAGGGATGTCGGTTGCCTGCGCCCGATGTCATGACCACAAGTTTGATCCGATTCGCCAAAACGATTACTACGCATTGGCAGGAATCTTTCGCAGTACCAAAACGCTTTATGGGAATCCACCTTCGGAGTTTGGCAATCCCGTCAGTGCCCAGCAACGTCAACGCAGTAGCTTGCTGCTGTTGCCCGTCGAGGACGATACCAAGATCGGCAAGTCCTATTCGGTGGAAGAACTGCAGTCGATGAAGGAACAACTACAGGAATACCGTAGGCAAGTCGTCGACCTGCGATCCGGCGGAACGGTGGCCGGTCGACCGGGCGCTTCAGTGCAACAGATGCGTTTGCGATTGAACAATCAGATTGCCGAACTGAGCGCAAAGATCAGTGTGCTCGACGATCAAGGTCAGCCACGCAGTTATTGCATGGGTGTCCAAGATCACTCCGCTGTTGGTGATGCCCCATTGTTGGTTCGAGGTGAGATCGATCAGCCGGCCGATCGAATCAAGCGTGACCTGCCGTTGTTGTTCCGAGATCTGCCGCTAGAGATTGCCGACGGTGCGAGCGGACGATTAGAACTTGCCCGTTGGATCGGAAGCGATCAAAACCCGTTGACCGCTCGCGTGATGGTCAATCGCTTGTGGCACCACGTATTTGGCCAAGGAATCGTGACAACGACGGAAGACTTTGGCGTGACGGGGATCGCGCCGTCGCATCCTGAGTTGCTCGATCACCTGACGCTCGAATTCATCGATTCGGGCTGGTCTGTCAAAACGATGGTGCGTTCGATGATGACATCGCGTACCTATCGAATGCAGTCACGATTTGATGAAGCAAGTCACCAAGCCGACCCAGACAATCGTCTGTTGTGGCGGGCGAACGTGAAACGACTGGGGGCAGAATCAATCCGTGATGCGATGTTATCGATCGCTGGAAAATTGGATTCCGAGCGGCCTGTCGGTTCGATGGTCGCCGAAGCAGGCTTTGTTCGTGTCCAAGGGGCAACGTTGGAAGATCCTCGCGAGGCGTTGCGTCGGCGATCTCAAACCGTAGTCACCTCGCGTCGCGATGACGTTGAACGTTTGATGCGGCAGCTGCGAAACGGAAGTCCTCGTGACCGCTCGATCGCTCGCAATCGCCTACGCGACATGAGGAACAACCCGCGTCCGCTTTCGTATGAAGAAGACAGCTCCGAAGACAAATCACTCGATCAAACACGATCCAATCTTCGCAGCGTCTATCTGCCTGTCGTCCGCGATTTTGTCCCGCGGTCGCTTGAAGTCTTTGATTTTGCCGACCCCAGTTTGATCAGCGGAGCACGCGAAGCATCCAATACACCCAACCAAGCTCTGTTCATGATGAACAATCCCGTGGCGTTGCGACTTAGCCGCGCGTTTGCCGAACGATTGGGCCGGCAGGCATCGTCGTCGAAAGAGCAAATCCAACTGGCGTTCGTGCTGGCTTACGGTCGTGAACCAACGGCCGACGAGCGTCGTGCCAGTTATGAGTATCTTCGACACGCCGACGGTGAGACCGAAGATCGCTTTGCCGGTTTCTGTCAGGCGATATTCGCCGCGGCCGAATTCAGGTATTTGAACTAACGTGACGCGGTCGTCTGACGATCGGCCTCGTTCGCCTTTTTGCTCGTGACTCCACACGTTTTCTACGCTTCTCTTGTTCGTCTTTTTTCAGGAACGACTGTCATGCTGACTCGACGCGAATTGCTGAAACACTCGTCAGCCGGTTTCGGCTACTTGGCACTGGCCGGGATGTCGAATCACGGGCGCGAGGCCTTTGGAGCTGAGGTCGCAAACGGGGCAGAAGTCACTGCGGCGCATCCTTTGGCACCCAAGCAACCGCACTTCGCCGGACAGGCCAAGCGTGTGATCTTCTTGTGCATGCAGGGCGGTCCCTCTCATGTTGATACCTTCGACTACAAACCGGATCTATTGAAAGACCACGGCAAGCGTGCCAAGTATGGCGGATCGTTGCTGAAGTCCCCTTGGAAGTTTCGCCAACATGGTGAAAGTGGGCTTTGGGTGTCTGATTTGTTCCCCCAAGTCGCAACGCATGCCGATGATTTGTGCTTGATCCGTTCGATGCACTGCGACCAACCGGTTCATCCTGGTGCGATGACTCAGATGCACACGGGCACGGCACAATTCGTACGCCCATCGATCGGTGCTTGGACGTTGTATGGACTGGGGACCGAAAACGAAAGTCTGCCAGGATTCGTCTCCCTCAGTCCGCCGGCGGGAAGTTCGCGAAACTATGGCAGCGCGTTTCTGCCGGCGATTTATGGCGGGACCAAAGTCGGGCGGACCGGAAGTCGCTTTGCACAGGCGGCTCGTTTCGCCGGTGGTGCGCAGGAATCAGTGCCAGACATTAAGAATCCCACCTTGGATGCTCGGGAGCAGCGAAGGCAACTGAATTTCATTCAAAAACTGAACCGAAGCCAGATGCCGGACGGCGATACCGCCCATGTCGAAGGTGTGATTCAGTCGTATGAACTGGCCTTCAAAATGCAAGACGCAATGCCGTCGCTGATGGACTTATCGGACGAAGACGAACGCACGTTAAAGGCGTATGGTGCCGATGGCGGCCCGACGGCAACATTCGGAAAGCAATGTTTGTTGGCTCGTCGTTTTGCCGAAGCAGGGGTTCGGTTTATCGAGATCACCCACGGAAACTGGGACCAACACAATCGTTTGACGGAAGATCATGCGGCCCGTGCCGAAGCATGCGATGGACCAATCGCCGCTTTGTTAGCCGATCTCAAATCACGCGACATGCTGGACGAAACGTTGGTGATTTGGGGGGGCGAATTTGGCCGCACGCCATCCGCTCAAAACGGTGACGGGCGAAATCACAACAACAAGGGTTACACCCTGTGGATGGCCGGCGGAGGCGTCAAAGGTGGCTACAGTTACGGTGCGACTGACGAACACGGGTTTGAAGCGGTCGAAAATCCATGTCACGTTCACGACTGGCACGCGACTGTCTTGCACCTATTGGGGCTCGATCACGAACAGTTGACGTATCGCTACGCCGGCCGTGATTTTCGTTTAACCGATGTATACGGAAACGTGGTCCATGACATCATCGCTTGAGGGTGTGTCAATTTTCCATTGTCGCCTTTCGCTCTGCGACAGTAGCGTTCATTTCGCTGCTACTGCGAAGCCGAAGGTGACATTGGGAGATGCCAACTCTGAAAATCAGTAGGCGCTAGCCGAGAGCGTTGGCTATGGTCGCACTGCCAACAGGTTCGAAAGCCACCGTCCTTTCAAAAGCGTCGAGCTTAAGCTCGCGGAAGTCGTCTTCTTTCTGAACCCACCATTTCGGAAGGATCTTCCCGGTTTTGCTTTCACGCAGCGAACGATTCGTCTGAAACGCTATGAAGAGACGAGTGCGATCTTATGCAGCGGGTTTGTCGGGATCACGTGTCAACTCTTCGGGAAGTTCCCACGGAGTGCCCGTGACAAGTCCGCCTGGCTTTTGATACGTGTCAAAATAAAATTCGAAAAGCGGGGTGAACTGCAAGCGGAAATCGGCGGAAGTGTTATCAAAAAAATCGTCATCGATCTCATCGCCTAGACGCCACTCGAAAAGCAAATGCTCATGTTGTTGTGTTGGTCCGAACGGAGCGCCGGTCGCTCCCCGAACAACATGCGGGAGTAGTTTTCCAGTTCTGTGCTTTTTCCAGGTAATGGTCGCTTCACTGAAAAGCCCAGGCATGTTGGGGATCTTGCTGGTGTACTTCACCTTTGTGGGCATGAAGTTGACCGCTTTCGATTGAATCAATTCGATCTCAAAATCAAGCGAATGATGCTTCCAACGCCATTTGCTTTTGATATCTCCCTGCGTGATTCGTTCCGCCGAAATCAGTTCGCTGGAGTGTAAAAAGATGTATTCGATCCAACCTTTTTGCTTCTCTGCATTCGACCAGAACAGGACGTGGGCGACGAGCTCGTCGAACGGGTCAAACCTTGTAGCTCCTACTCCTGCCTGTTCGACAAATTTCTTGGCAGGCAGGTTGTCCGGCTTGATCGAGTATCCTCTTAAAGCTGCTGGGCCGACACGGGCCTTATGCACATTTGAGCACTTCAAGTATTCCGCCCAATACTGGAAGTCAAAAGTACGACTGGACTGTTCTGGGCCGATGACGCGTCCGAAGGCCTGATATAAGAAATCATCTTTCTTTGAAGCCGCGAGCAGGCGATACTGACGGTCGATTTGGAGCGGAGGTCTATTTGCACTTTCGACAAAAGCCCGTTGGCGTTCGCCGGTTATCATCAAGGCATATCTCGAAAGAACCTCGTCACGCAAAACGGTCAAGTCAGCAATGCTTGCATAGACGGTGCCCTCAATTTTCGATTGTTCTTTGCGACGTGAGTCGTCTGCGAAGGACGCGTCTGCTCGGAAAAGTGCAGATGCAATGATGATCATCAACAAGGAGTGTCGAAGACTTAGCACGTTATTCATAGACACATCCACCTATCGATGGGACGGAT is a window of Roseiconus lacunae DNA encoding:
- a CDS encoding DMT family transporter — encoded protein: MSDYLKLHFVILLWGSTAVLGNLIELSATQLVLYRSVLATGLLFFFLGRHAKVAPSTAMLLILNGGLLGAHWIFFFLAVKVANVSICMIAMATISFWTALLEPLLVRSCRFQWINLLLGLVVLLGIYSIFRSESQFHYGLGVGVIGAILATLFSIANGRLATRASEQAVVMYEMAGAAIVCGATLIISEMFGLGLASDRWGLTAWECLSLAALVLGGTLLAYRIYVSLLHRLSVFTINFANNLEPIYGITLGAICFGDHRYLGIDFYFGAVIILSAVIAQPWLAIRSRRKLQPLT
- a CDS encoding MDR family MFS transporter — protein: MFGDYLQLPIAVRILCVGSFINRAGSFAVIFLSIYASEQLGFGIPFATLCIGMLGIGSMGGSLLGGFISDRIGRKPVMLLALLGGGLMLLLLSSIEHKLPFALGVCLFAFVSDLYRPAASALIADLSPVDRRTHAFALMYISINLGFAIAPPLGGILAGYSFKLLFWLDAITMGAYAIIIWLWIDERPVVTASDPDGPPVEPQIRLSDSIRHVFSDAPFLMFCLSTLLIELVFVQGFSTLPLYIRQVGFSNLEFGLLMSINGVLIFVLQLPITHWLNRYNAMSIVTLGGVLISAGFGFTGVGGSFLLIGISIGIWTLGEILQAPTKQSIIAKLAPEHCRGAYMGLFTMCYAIALAVGAPLGGELLQRLGPKTLWMTSGALSFLAVLIYALIHPIITRRVVAA
- a CDS encoding PSD1 and planctomycete cytochrome C domain-containing protein, with translation MVSNRLSIIVPFCLLTVALQNAGAEEFMAVDPDRISPEQLQFFESKIRPVLVRECYGCHSDQSGQNKGGLRLDTQRVTLLGGDSGAAVVPGDPESSLLYTAITHEDFVMPPKRKLSDAEIADFRKWILDGAPDPRVTEAIVMPQSAITIEDIDRAKQTFWAFQPPTRTTPPVTSAWAASDSTENESAAAVIDRYVDAKRHDAGLQPAPDADAVTLLRRLCFDLVGLPPTPEQVRWFESAFQVDSQTAVERVVDRLLDSQAFGEHWGRHWLDVARYAESTGREVNMTYPQAWRYRDYVIDAFNADKPYNEFVQEQIAGDLLPVKSDQQWAKNLIATGFLAIGTKNLNEQSAAQFAADLADEQIDATTRVFLGMSVACARCHDHKFDPIRQNDYYALAGIFRSTKTLYGNPPSEFGNPVSAQQRQRSSLLLLPVEDDTKIGKSYSVEELQSMKEQLQEYRRQVVDLRSGGTVAGRPGASVQQMRLRLNNQIAELSAKISVLDDQGQPRSYCMGVQDHSAVGDAPLLVRGEIDQPADRIKRDLPLLFRDLPLEIADGASGRLELARWIGSDQNPLTARVMVNRLWHHVFGQGIVTTTEDFGVTGIAPSHPELLDHLTLEFIDSGWSVKTMVRSMMTSRTYRMQSRFDEASHQADPDNRLLWRANVKRLGAESIRDAMLSIAGKLDSERPVGSMVAEAGFVRVQGATLEDPREALRRRSQTVVTSRRDDVERLMRQLRNGSPRDRSIARNRLRDMRNNPRPLSYEEDSSEDKSLDQTRSNLRSVYLPVVRDFVPRSLEVFDFADPSLISGAREASNTPNQALFMMNNPVALRLSRAFAERLGRQASSSKEQIQLAFVLAYGREPTADERRASYEYLRHADGETEDRFAGFCQAIFAAAEFRYLN
- a CDS encoding DUF1501 domain-containing protein; amino-acid sequence: MLTRRELLKHSSAGFGYLALAGMSNHGREAFGAEVANGAEVTAAHPLAPKQPHFAGQAKRVIFLCMQGGPSHVDTFDYKPDLLKDHGKRAKYGGSLLKSPWKFRQHGESGLWVSDLFPQVATHADDLCLIRSMHCDQPVHPGAMTQMHTGTAQFVRPSIGAWTLYGLGTENESLPGFVSLSPPAGSSRNYGSAFLPAIYGGTKVGRTGSRFAQAARFAGGAQESVPDIKNPTLDAREQRRQLNFIQKLNRSQMPDGDTAHVEGVIQSYELAFKMQDAMPSLMDLSDEDERTLKAYGADGGPTATFGKQCLLARRFAEAGVRFIEITHGNWDQHNRLTEDHAARAEACDGPIAALLADLKSRDMLDETLVIWGGEFGRTPSAQNGDGRNHNNKGYTLWMAGGGVKGGYSYGATDEHGFEAVENPCHVHDWHATVLHLLGLDHEQLTYRYAGRDFRLTDVYGNVVHDIIA